One region of Cucurbita pepo subsp. pepo cultivar mu-cu-16 chromosome LG03, ASM280686v2, whole genome shotgun sequence genomic DNA includes:
- the LOC111790184 gene encoding NAC domain-containing protein 83-like: MENLTFLKNGVLRLPPGFRFHPTDEELILQYLIKKALSSPLPAAVIPDADVCRFDPWDLPGDLERERYFFSTRQAKYSNGRRTNRATGSGYWKATGIDRRIVSSKENRLVGLKKTLVFYTGNPPNGLRTDWVMHEYRLVGDSEAPPSAINGELPTLNHNWVLCRIFLKKSTKNRDEKKKICTPVFHQFLRTDLNLAAPCSSSSGSSGVTEISVNSHQEQEQEQEETSSCHSLRNRRS; this comes from the exons ATGGAGAATCTCACCTTCCTCAAAAATGGCGTCCTCCGATTACCCCCCGGCTTCCGTTTCCACCCCACCGACGAGGAGCTCATCCTCCAATACCTTATTAAGAAAGCCCTCTCCTCCCCTCTCCCCGCCGCCGTCATTCCCGACGCCGATGTCTGCCGTTTCGACCCATGGGACTTGCCAG GGGATTTGGAGCGGGAGAGGTACTTTTTCAGTACTAGACAAGCCAAATACTCTAATGGAAGAAGGACGAACAGAGCCACCGGTTCTGGGTATTGGAAGGCCACTGGAATCGACCGCCGGATTGTTTCTTCCAAGGAGAATCGGTTGGTGGGGTTGAAGAAAACGCTCGTGTTCTACACTGGAAACCCTCCTAATGGCTTGAGAACTGATTGGGTTATGCACGAGTATCGCCTTGTCGGAGACTCCGAAGCTCCTCCTTCCGCCATTAATGGCGAACTACCCACCTTG AATCATAACTGGGTTTTATGTCggatatttttgaagaaaagcacaaaaaaCAGAgacgagaagaagaagatttgtACACCAGTTTTTCATCAATTTCTGAGAACAGATTTGAATCTAGCAGCTCCTTGTTCTTCATCCTCCGGTTCAAGTGGAGTTACAGAGATTTCAGTGAATAGccatcaagaacaagaacaagaacaagaagaaaccaGCAGCTGCCATAGTTTAAGAAATAGACGATCATAA
- the LOC111790185 gene encoding delta(3,5)-Delta(2,4)-dienoyl-CoA isomerase, peroxisomal: MEDYKSIKIERQNPSSGVFHLRLHRPSHYNALTTELFAELRRALSSLDQNPDVRVIILSGSGKHFCAGIDLKSTASNFENLLSSERGRAGERLRREVKAMQDSITAIEECRKPVIACIHGGCIGGGVDIATACDLRYCTAEAVFSVKEVNLAITADLGTLQRLPGIVGFGKAVELALTGREFSGLEAKELGLVSTTFASKMELDNGVIKIAEEIASKSPLAVVGTKAVLLKSRDLTVEQGLDYVATWNSGTLLSADLKEAISARAHKRNPTFSKL; this comes from the exons ATGGAAGATTACAAATCCATAAAAATCGAGCGTCAAAATCCAAGCTCCGGCGTCTTCCATCTCCGCCTCCACCGTCCATCGCACTACAACGCCCTCACAACCGAACTCTTCGCGGAACTCCGGCGAGCGCTTTCATCTCTCGATCAAAACCCCGATGTCCGCGTCATCATCCTCTCCGGATCTGGCAAGCACTTCTGCGCCGGTATCGACCTCAAATCGACGGCCTCCAACTTCGAGAATCTTCTCTCAAGCGAGCGAGGTCGAGCAGGCGAGAGGCTCCGACGGGAGGTCAAGGCGATGCAAGACTCGATAACTGCGATTGAGGAGTGCCGTAAACCGGTGATTGCGTGCATCCATGGCGGATGCATCGGCGGAGGAGTTGATATAGCGACGGCGTGTGATTTGAGGTATTGCACGGCGGAGGCGGTGTTTTCGGTGAAAGAGGTTAATTTAGCGATTACGGCGGATCTCGGGACTCTGCAGAGGCTGCCAGGAATCGTAGGGTTTGGGAAGGCGGTTGAGTTAGCGTTGACGGGCCGGGAGTTTTCGGGCTTGGAGGCTAAGGAATTGGGCCTGGTTTCTACAACTTTTGCTTCCAAGATGGAGCTCGACAATGGCGTCATCAAAATCGCTGAAg AAATAGCATCAAAATCACCATTGGCAGTGGTGGGAACAAAGGCAGTGCTACTCAAAAGCAGAGACCTAACTGTTGAACAGGGCTTGGATTATGTTGCAACTTGGAACTCAGGAACTCTACTCTCAGCTGATCTCAAAGAAGCCATCTCGGCTCGAGCCCATAAACGTAACCCTACATTTTCTAAGCTGTGA